In Actinomycetota bacterium, one genomic interval encodes:
- a CDS encoding ABC transporter permease, whose protein sequence is MKLRRRGRSGPATAKPRLAARDLFEECLASLLARPGRAVLTVLGTVVGVAALVATLGLSKTAGNQIVGRFDALAATDIVVTPKTGRTGRAVRQNVLPWDAEQRVGRLNGVVAAGTLTDVNVRGELVRAVPVNDPQGQTQFQVPVKAASPGLFRAVRARLSTGRLPDAGHSARGDRVVVLGPNVAAQLHVTRVDNQPAIYIGDRLYVVVGLLSTVQRQPSLLGSIVIPEGTAQREFGLTAPGSVQVETRIGAASVIAGQLPLALNPADPRVLKVAAPPEPRRVRAGVQRDLNSLFLLLGGVSLLVGAIGIANVTLVSVLERVGEIGLRRSLGAARRHIAAQFLMESTTLGLVGGVVGAAVGTLVVVGVAASRAWTPVLEAWVPLGAPLLGGAVGLLSGLYPSARAAALEPVEALRSTM, encoded by the coding sequence GTGAAGCTCCGACGTCGCGGCCGATCGGGGCCCGCCACCGCGAAGCCCCGGCTCGCGGCCAGAGATCTCTTCGAGGAGTGCCTCGCCAGCCTCCTCGCCCGTCCGGGCCGCGCCGTCTTGACCGTGCTCGGCACCGTCGTCGGTGTCGCCGCGCTGGTCGCCACCCTCGGCCTCTCGAAGACGGCCGGCAACCAGATCGTCGGCCGCTTCGACGCGCTCGCCGCCACCGACATCGTCGTCACCCCCAAGACCGGACGCACCGGCCGCGCCGTCAGGCAGAACGTGCTCCCCTGGGACGCCGAGCAGCGCGTCGGCCGGCTCAACGGCGTCGTGGCCGCCGGCACCCTGACGGATGTGAACGTGAGAGGCGAGCTGGTCCGGGCCGTGCCCGTGAACGACCCACAGGGCCAGACCCAGTTCCAGGTACCCGTGAAGGCCGCTTCCCCGGGCTTGTTCCGCGCCGTGCGAGCCAGGCTCAGCACCGGCCGTCTGCCCGACGCGGGACACTCGGCGCGTGGCGATCGGGTGGTCGTGCTCGGCCCCAACGTGGCCGCGCAGCTCCATGTGACGCGGGTCGACAACCAGCCCGCGATCTACATCGGCGATCGTCTGTACGTCGTCGTCGGCCTGCTGTCCACGGTCCAACGCCAGCCGTCGCTGCTGGGATCGATCGTGATCCCCGAGGGCACGGCCCAACGTGAGTTCGGCCTCACCGCACCGGGATCGGTGCAGGTCGAGACGCGCATCGGCGCCGCGAGCGTCATCGCCGGGCAGCTGCCGCTCGCGCTCAACCCCGCCGACCCCCGGGTCCTCAAGGTCGCCGCGCCTCCCGAGCCCCGCCGGGTCCGCGCCGGGGTGCAGCGCGACCTCAACTCGCTGTTCCTCCTCCTCGGCGGTGTGTCGCTGCTCGTCGGCGCGATCGGCATCGCCAACGTGACCCTCGTGTCGGTGCTCGAGCGGGTCGGTGAGATCGGGCTGCGACGCTCGCTCGGCGCCGCACGCCGCCACATCGCCGCGCAGTTCCTGATGGAGAGCACCACGCTCGGCCTCGTCGGCGGCGTGGTGGGTGCCGCGGTGGGCACCCTGGTCGTCGTCGGTGTGGCGGCAAGCCGCGCCTGGACACCGGTCCTGGAGGCGTGGGTGCCGCTGGGCGCTCCCCTCCTCGGGGGTGCGGTCGGCCTCTTGTCCGGTCTCTACCCTTCCGCCCGTGCCGCCGCGCTCGAACCGGTGGAGGCGCTGCGCTCCACGATGTGA
- a CDS encoding ABC transporter ATP-binding protein, translated as MDLSGAPADGHRLAGGLDKPVVRLSKVSRTFGADPPVHALRDVDLTIWPGEWVSIVGPSGSGKSTLLNIVGLLDRQTAGMYRLVGVDVAALDDLGRAGLRGRTIGFVFQAFHLLPHRTVLENVMLAELYVGAPRHGRQERARAALNRVSLDDRADFLPTKLSGGQQQRAAIARALVGEPSLLLCDEPTGNLDSHSAESLLDVFAQLSHDGLTLAVITHDDKVASRAGRQVRIVDGALDELTPPSAGNGQVHGS; from the coding sequence ATCGACCTCTCGGGGGCGCCCGCCGACGGCCATCGCCTCGCGGGCGGCCTCGACAAGCCGGTCGTCCGGCTCTCCAAGGTCTCCCGCACCTTCGGGGCCGATCCTCCGGTCCACGCCCTGCGCGACGTCGACCTCACGATCTGGCCCGGCGAGTGGGTGTCGATCGTCGGTCCGTCCGGTTCCGGGAAGTCGACGCTGCTCAACATCGTCGGGCTCCTCGACCGCCAGACGGCCGGCATGTACCGCCTCGTCGGGGTCGACGTCGCCGCGCTCGACGACCTCGGCCGCGCCGGGCTCCGGGGACGCACGATCGGTTTCGTCTTCCAGGCCTTCCACCTGCTGCCCCATCGCACCGTGCTCGAGAACGTCATGCTCGCCGAGCTCTACGTGGGCGCTCCCCGGCACGGCCGGCAGGAGCGCGCCCGCGCCGCCCTCAACCGGGTGAGCCTCGACGACCGCGCCGACTTCCTTCCCACCAAGCTGTCCGGCGGCCAGCAGCAACGAGCCGCCATCGCGCGCGCGCTCGTCGGGGAGCCCAGCCTGCTGCTGTGCGACGAGCCCACCGGTAACCTCGACTCGCACAGCGCCGAGAGCCTGCTCGACGTGTTCGCCCAGCTCTCCCACGACGGGCTCACGCTGGCCGTCATCACCCACGACGACAAGGTTGCGAGCCGTGCCGGGCGCCAGGTGCGCATCGTCGACGGTGCGCTGGACGAGCTGACGCCGCCGAGCGCGGGCAACGGCCAGGTGCACGGGTCGTGA
- a CDS encoding efflux RND transporter permease subunit: MMRWIVRSSLKSRGLVVAVAAVVLFLGITQLRDMPRDVLPEFVRPTVNVQTEALGLSAPEVEQLITVPLEQDLLNGVPFLDLIHSKSVPGLSSIELIFKKGTDLARARLVVNERLTQAVALPHVSLPPQMLQPLSSESRVMMIGLTSKSHSLIDMGVLARWTLRPRLMGVPGVANVAIWGQRERQLQVQVDPQTLDERGVSLDQVISTTGNALWFSPLGRLEANTPGTGGFVDGPQQRLGVFHKSPITTQADLAKVAIEGTESAYGASPALTLGDVANVVEDHQPLIGDAVLSKGPGLMLVVEKLPEANVMEVTKGVDEALRAMGPGLAGIQVDSSLFRPANYIAKSTHNVAKALLIGLALLVLLLLALLFEWRTALIAAVTALLSLALAVIVLHLGGATINAMVVAGLVLAVVVVVGDSIVDTENIRRRLRQHAEVGNGSAATTVLEASMEVRSPLAFGTIIVLLALAPVFVLKGEAGAFAPPIALAYAAAVLGSMVVALAVTPALSLLLLAKAPLASRESPVVQRLRRGHDRFLPRFVESPRLALGAVGVVALVGVAVLPFLERGHSLIPTFKDRDLLVHWEGAPGASLPEMDRITARVSRELRSLPGVRDVGAHVGRAVLADQVVSVNSGELWVNIDPSADYGKTVSSIQRVVNGYPGLEHSVLTYPKERIEQVLGRTGQDITVRVFGSDLSVMRRKANELRRAISKIDGVSNTTVQRDAVEPSFEVKVDLAKAQRVGIKPGDVRRAAATLLSGLGVGSLFEEQKVFDVVVWGTPETRASLTDIRNLLIESPTGEHVALGDVADVRVTAVPQVIRHEDVSRSIDVGADVSGRDVGAIASDIKATLRSVKFPIENHAELLGDYAARQAAKTRFIALWVAAAIGILLLLQAAVGSWRLASVLFLALPSALVGSLVAALVNGDRISLGSLVGFFAVYAIAARSVVLMVEHYQRLEEHGGEISRDELVLRGTRERLVPIFTTAAGGALALLPFIVLGDGPGYELAHPMAVVVIGGLVTSTLLSLFVVPALYLRFAPRIEADQMRHELLDLTAIDGGGDGKVDADGMVDVTTTSTTTTHS; this comes from the coding sequence ATGATGCGTTGGATCGTCCGCTCGAGCCTGAAATCCCGAGGCTTGGTGGTCGCTGTCGCCGCGGTCGTGCTGTTCCTCGGGATCACCCAGCTCCGGGACATGCCCAGGGACGTCCTGCCCGAGTTCGTGCGGCCGACCGTGAACGTCCAGACCGAGGCGCTCGGGCTCTCCGCGCCGGAGGTGGAGCAGCTCATCACCGTCCCGCTGGAGCAGGACCTGCTGAACGGGGTGCCCTTCCTCGATCTCATCCACTCGAAGTCGGTTCCGGGGCTGTCCTCGATCGAGCTGATCTTCAAGAAGGGGACGGACCTCGCTCGGGCGCGACTGGTGGTGAACGAGCGCTTGACGCAGGCGGTCGCGCTCCCGCACGTCTCGCTGCCGCCGCAGATGCTTCAGCCACTGTCGTCGGAGAGCCGGGTCATGATGATCGGTCTCACCTCGAAGTCGCATTCGCTCATCGACATGGGCGTGCTCGCCCGCTGGACGCTCCGGCCCCGCTTGATGGGCGTGCCCGGCGTGGCGAACGTGGCCATCTGGGGACAGCGGGAGCGGCAGCTGCAGGTGCAGGTCGATCCGCAGACGCTCGACGAGCGCGGGGTCTCACTCGACCAGGTGATCTCCACCACCGGGAACGCGCTGTGGTTCTCGCCGCTGGGTCGCCTGGAGGCGAACACGCCCGGCACCGGCGGGTTCGTCGACGGGCCCCAGCAGCGGCTCGGGGTCTTTCACAAGTCGCCGATCACGACTCAGGCGGACCTGGCCAAGGTGGCCATCGAGGGAACGGAGAGCGCCTACGGTGCGAGCCCGGCCCTGACGCTCGGTGACGTGGCGAACGTGGTCGAGGACCATCAGCCCCTCATCGGCGACGCCGTCCTCAGCAAGGGCCCCGGGCTCATGCTCGTCGTCGAGAAGCTCCCCGAGGCCAACGTCATGGAGGTGACGAAGGGCGTCGACGAGGCCCTCCGCGCCATGGGGCCCGGTCTCGCCGGCATTCAGGTCGACTCGTCACTCTTCCGGCCGGCCAACTACATCGCGAAGTCCACCCACAACGTCGCCAAGGCGCTGCTCATCGGCCTCGCGCTCCTGGTCCTGTTGCTCCTGGCGCTCCTGTTCGAGTGGCGCACCGCCTTGATCGCAGCGGTGACCGCGCTGTTGTCGCTGGCCCTGGCAGTGATCGTGCTCCATCTGGGAGGGGCGACGATCAACGCGATGGTCGTGGCGGGACTCGTCCTCGCCGTCGTGGTGGTGGTCGGCGACTCGATCGTCGACACGGAGAACATCAGGCGGCGCCTGCGTCAGCATGCCGAAGTGGGCAACGGATCCGCGGCAACGACCGTGCTCGAGGCCTCGATGGAGGTGCGCAGCCCGCTCGCATTCGGGACGATCATCGTCCTGCTCGCCCTGGCACCGGTCTTCGTGCTGAAGGGCGAGGCCGGCGCATTCGCGCCTCCGATCGCGCTCGCATACGCGGCGGCGGTGTTGGGGTCGATGGTGGTCGCCCTCGCCGTCACGCCGGCGCTCAGCCTGTTGCTCCTCGCCAAGGCGCCCCTTGCGAGCCGCGAGTCGCCGGTCGTCCAGCGGCTCCGTCGGGGTCACGATCGCTTTCTCCCGAGGTTCGTCGAAAGCCCTCGTCTCGCGCTCGGCGCGGTGGGCGTCGTCGCGTTGGTGGGCGTGGCGGTGTTGCCGTTCCTCGAACGCGGGCACTCGCTCATCCCCACGTTCAAGGACAGGGACCTGCTGGTCCACTGGGAGGGCGCACCCGGCGCCTCGTTGCCGGAGATGGACCGCATCACGGCTCGCGTCAGCCGCGAGCTGCGATCACTGCCGGGCGTCCGCGACGTCGGCGCGCACGTCGGGCGGGCGGTGCTGGCGGACCAGGTGGTCAGCGTCAACTCCGGCGAGCTCTGGGTGAACATCGATCCCTCAGCCGACTACGGCAAGACCGTGAGCTCGATCCAGAGGGTGGTCAACGGCTATCCCGGCCTCGAGCACTCGGTGCTCACGTACCCGAAGGAACGAATCGAGCAGGTGCTCGGGCGGACAGGGCAGGACATCACGGTGCGCGTCTTCGGCTCCGACCTGTCCGTCATGCGCCGCAAGGCGAACGAGTTGCGGCGGGCGATCTCGAAGATCGACGGCGTGTCCAACACCACGGTGCAACGCGACGCCGTGGAGCCGTCGTTCGAGGTGAAGGTCGACCTCGCCAAGGCACAACGCGTCGGCATCAAGCCGGGCGACGTGCGTCGGGCGGCGGCCACGCTGCTCTCGGGCCTCGGCGTCGGCTCGCTCTTCGAAGAGCAGAAGGTGTTCGACGTCGTGGTGTGGGGCACGCCGGAGACTCGCGCCAGCCTCACCGACATCCGCAACCTCCTGATCGAATCGCCCACCGGCGAGCACGTGGCCCTGGGCGACGTTGCCGACGTGCGCGTGACGGCTGTACCGCAAGTGATTCGACACGAGGATGTCTCGCGGAGCATCGACGTCGGGGCCGACGTCAGCGGGCGGGACGTCGGCGCGATCGCGAGCGACATCAAGGCGACCCTTCGCAGCGTCAAGTTCCCGATCGAGAACCATGCCGAGCTGCTCGGCGACTACGCGGCCCGTCAGGCGGCGAAGACGCGGTTCATCGCGCTGTGGGTCGCCGCCGCGATCGGGATCCTGCTGCTGCTGCAAGCTGCCGTCGGGAGCTGGCGGCTGGCTTCCGTGCTGTTTCTCGCCCTGCCGTCCGCGCTCGTCGGCAGCCTGGTGGCGGCGCTCGTCAACGGCGACCGGATCTCGCTCGGTTCTCTGGTGGGCTTCTTTGCGGTGTACGCGATCGCGGCCCGGAGTGTCGTCCTGATGGTCGAGCACTACCAGCGACTCGAGGAACACGGCGGCGAGATCTCGCGCGACGAGCTCGTGCTGCGCGGCACGCGGGAACGACTGGTGCCGATCTTCACGACGGCGGCAGGCGGGGCGCTCGCGCTGCTTCCGTTCATCGTGCTCGGCGACGGTCCCGGCTACGAGCTCGCGCACCCGATGGCGGTCGTCGTCATCGGCGGCCTCGTCACCTCGACCCTGCTCAGCCTGTTCGTGGTACCGGCGCTGTATCTGCGCTTCGCGCCCCGCATCGAGGCTGACCAGATGCGGCACGAGCTCCTCGATCTCACCGCCATCGACGGTGGCGGCGACGGCAAGGTCGACGCCGACGGCATGGTCGACGTGACGACGACATCCACAACGACGACGCACTCATAG
- a CDS encoding efflux RND transporter permease subunit produces MRSIVKTSLRFRFIVVALAAAMMFFGAGQLRHSRVDVFPEFAPPRVEIQTACLGLTAAEVESLVSVPLEQSLNGLEGLDIMRSKSVPQLSSIELIFKPGTDLLKARQVVQERVATVTSTLPTWAAPPIMIQPVSATARVMKIGLSSKTWSLPDMSMTAYWKIRARLLRVPGVADVAIWGEQLKMMQVQADPQRLQANNVSLEQVMDATADALDVGLLKFSEGGGVIGTGGAIETANQRVQVQHRAPLVTPTDMGQISVGTRPDGRPLVLNDVANLVEDHQPLFGDAVINDNRGLMLVVMKLPWGNTLDVTHNVEAALNEMKPGLTGITIDPTIFRSADFIDLAIHNLTDALLLGCALVVLILLMFLFSWRSALISVVAIPMSLMAALLVLHLRGQTINTMILAGLVIAVGVVVDDAIIDIENIVRRLREARNTGSDKSTARIVLEGSLEVRSAIIYATLIDVMTLLPVLFMKGLSGSFFRPLAISYGLAVLASMVVAMTVTPAMGLILLRRAPVERRESPLVRALHRAYDRVLWPLIRSPRPAFLTVGALVVPRLGQSLFPTFKERDFLIHWITKPGTSDPEEVRMTQRVSRELRSIPGVRNFGAHIGQAFLAEEVAGVNFGELWISIDPKADYEKTVARVEDVVNGYPGLFRNVETYLNERIEEVLTGVGNPIVVRVFGQNLEILRTKAQQVKDVISKVPGAVDAHVELVEDVPQIEVEVNLQTAQRYGIKPGDVRRAAATMVSGEEVGDLFRDGKAYDVQVWSTPATRNSLTDIRALPIDTPGGGHVRLDEVADVAIKPTPNVIHRESASRSIDIGADVEGRDLGSVARDIESAVKKVDFPLQYHAEFLGEFKERQATQSRLVGFSIAALIGVFLLLLVSFRSFRLAALGFLTLPSALVGGVLAAYFFSHAILSLGSLVGFFTIFGIAARNKIMLINHYQHLEEHEGETFGPELVLRGARERLSPILMTALATGLALVPLAVVGTIPGNEIEHPMAVVILGGLLTTTLLNLFIVPSLYLRFGKRGSRKQERVLPAS; encoded by the coding sequence ATGCGTTCGATCGTAAAGACGAGCCTCAGATTCCGTTTCATCGTGGTGGCTCTCGCCGCGGCGATGATGTTCTTCGGCGCCGGTCAGCTGCGTCACAGCCGGGTGGACGTCTTCCCCGAGTTCGCGCCACCACGCGTGGAGATTCAGACCGCGTGCCTCGGGCTGACCGCGGCCGAGGTGGAGAGCCTGGTCAGCGTTCCGCTGGAGCAGTCGCTGAACGGGTTGGAAGGTCTCGACATCATGCGGTCGAAGTCGGTTCCCCAGCTGTCCTCGATCGAGCTCATCTTCAAGCCCGGCACCGATCTCCTGAAGGCGCGGCAGGTCGTCCAGGAGCGGGTGGCAACCGTCACATCCACGCTGCCGACCTGGGCCGCTCCGCCCATCATGATCCAGCCCGTGTCCGCGACAGCGCGCGTCATGAAGATCGGACTGTCTTCCAAGACGTGGTCCCTTCCGGACATGTCCATGACCGCCTACTGGAAGATCAGGGCGCGTCTGCTGCGCGTGCCCGGCGTCGCCGACGTCGCCATCTGGGGCGAGCAGCTGAAGATGATGCAGGTGCAGGCCGACCCGCAGCGCCTGCAGGCGAACAACGTCTCGCTCGAGCAGGTCATGGACGCGACCGCCGACGCGCTCGACGTGGGGTTGTTGAAGTTCTCGGAGGGCGGGGGTGTGATCGGCACCGGCGGCGCCATCGAGACCGCCAACCAGCGAGTCCAGGTCCAGCACCGCGCTCCCCTCGTCACGCCCACCGACATGGGCCAGATATCCGTGGGCACGCGGCCCGATGGCAGGCCGCTCGTGCTCAACGACGTGGCCAACCTGGTCGAGGATCATCAGCCGCTCTTCGGCGACGCGGTCATCAACGACAACCGCGGCCTCATGCTCGTCGTCATGAAGCTTCCGTGGGGCAACACGTTGGACGTCACCCACAACGTCGAGGCCGCGCTGAACGAGATGAAGCCCGGCCTCACCGGCATCACGATCGATCCCACCATCTTCCGGTCGGCCGACTTCATCGACCTGGCGATCCACAACCTCACCGACGCCCTGCTCCTCGGTTGTGCTCTCGTGGTCCTGATCCTGCTGATGTTCCTCTTCTCGTGGCGCAGCGCGCTGATCAGCGTGGTGGCCATCCCGATGTCGCTGATGGCCGCGTTGCTCGTGCTGCACCTACGGGGGCAGACGATCAACACCATGATCCTGGCCGGCCTGGTGATCGCCGTGGGGGTGGTCGTCGACGATGCCATCATCGACATCGAGAACATCGTGCGCCGATTGCGCGAGGCCCGGAACACGGGCAGCGACAAGTCGACCGCGCGCATCGTGCTCGAGGGCTCGCTCGAGGTACGCAGCGCCATCATCTACGCCACGCTGATCGACGTGATGACGCTGCTGCCGGTGCTGTTCATGAAGGGTCTGTCCGGCTCGTTCTTCCGGCCCCTCGCCATCTCCTACGGGCTGGCGGTGCTCGCGTCGATGGTCGTCGCCATGACGGTGACACCCGCCATGGGTCTGATCCTGCTGCGCAGGGCCCCCGTCGAACGCCGGGAGTCGCCGCTCGTGCGTGCGCTGCACCGCGCGTACGACCGCGTGCTCTGGCCGCTCATCCGCTCACCCCGCCCTGCGTTCCTCACCGTCGGCGCGCTGGTGGTACCGCGGCTCGGCCAGTCGCTGTTCCCCACCTTCAAGGAACGTGACTTCCTGATCCACTGGATCACGAAGCCGGGCACGTCGGACCCCGAAGAGGTCCGCATGACGCAGCGGGTGAGCCGCGAGCTGCGGAGCATCCCCGGCGTGCGCAACTTCGGCGCCCACATCGGCCAGGCCTTCCTGGCCGAGGAGGTGGCCGGCGTCAACTTCGGCGAGCTCTGGATCAGCATCGACCCCAAGGCCGACTACGAGAAGACGGTCGCGCGCGTCGAGGACGTGGTGAATGGCTACCCCGGGCTGTTCCGCAACGTCGAGACCTACCTCAACGAGCGGATCGAGGAGGTCCTGACGGGAGTGGGCAATCCCATCGTCGTGCGCGTCTTCGGCCAGAACCTCGAGATCCTCCGCACCAAGGCGCAGCAGGTGAAGGACGTCATCTCAAAGGTGCCGGGCGCGGTCGACGCGCACGTCGAGCTCGTCGAAGATGTGCCGCAGATCGAGGTCGAGGTGAACCTCCAAACCGCCCAACGCTACGGGATCAAGCCCGGCGACGTGCGCCGGGCGGCGGCCACGATGGTTTCGGGCGAAGAGGTGGGCGACCTGTTCAGGGACGGCAAGGCCTACGACGTCCAGGTCTGGTCCACGCCTGCGACGCGCAACAGCCTCACCGACATCCGGGCGCTCCCGATCGACACGCCGGGCGGCGGTCACGTGCGTCTCGACGAGGTGGCCGATGTGGCCATCAAGCCGACGCCGAACGTCATCCATCGAGAGTCGGCTTCCAGGAGCATCGACATCGGCGCGGACGTGGAGGGACGTGACCTGGGCTCCGTCGCCCGCGACATCGAGAGCGCGGTCAAGAAGGTCGACTTCCCACTCCAGTACCACGCGGAGTTTCTGGGAGAGTTCAAGGAGCGACAGGCCACGCAGAGCCGCTTGGTCGGCTTCAGCATCGCCGCCCTCATCGGAGTCTTCCTCCTCCTGCTCGTGTCGTTCCGGAGCTTCCGCCTGGCGGCTCTCGGCTTCCTCACCCTGCCGTCCGCGCTGGTGGGCGGCGTGCTGGCGGCGTACTTCTTCAGCCACGCCATCCTCTCGCTCGGCTCGCTCGTCGGCTTCTTCACGATCTTCGGCATCGCGGCGCGCAACAAGATCATGTTGATCAACCACTATCAACATCTCGAGGAGCACGAAGGCGAGACGTTCGGTCCTGA